From the genome of Brachyhypopomus gauderio isolate BG-103 chromosome 20, BGAUD_0.2, whole genome shotgun sequence, one region includes:
- the LOC143484168 gene encoding uncharacterized protein LOC143484168 isoform X2, which produces MEDEPSLSPVCKSEPNHIETLEPDRSTGDQNTPQDLEDEPSLSPVCKSEPNHIETLEPDHSTGDQHTPQDMEDEPSLSPFSEPEQTSVSTLDSVCNREKQSTLQELEEDVPSLSLHCYSDPNPTESLDSDCNGGDQHTLQTPLKMCSVRLVDCRRIQELNGNTTAHGDQSGGDDAECDEDEDEHDDDFVTYNNLSGDDEDWSPVCPQRHPGRRKHPCLTCRKRFRSAASLKKHMRGHTQQTPHQNQNCKQDLRPPGGSKLDQKLCAREKSFTCSECGKGFATSAYLKNHLKRHSEKSFHCEVCGKSFLTFTELNVHMTEHTGVSGFVCTVCGKILSSASGLKVHMKLHSGEKSFTCNDCGKSFRTKGNLLGHQRVHTGERPYKCSYCSKAFSHRPHVKLHERVHTNEKPYKCSHCEKAFSRLGTLKCHERVHSGQKPYQCSHCGQGFKQLCNLVCHERIHTGEKPYLCADCGKRFSNPSHFIFHKRIHTGERPYHCSTCGKSFNKYIHFTRHKKTHTGEKPFKCPDCDKCFARTCILKAHQRIHSGEKPYQCSICQEKFSFLSSLHSHKKKHGIDAAVSSKQVPLPAD; this is translated from the exons ATGGAGGATGAACCCAGTCTTTCTCCAGTGTGTAAATCTGAACCAAACCACATAGAGACACTGGAACCAGACCGTAGCACTGGGGACCAGAACACACCACAGGACCTGGAAGATGAACCCAGTCTTTCTCCAGTGTGTAAATCTGAACCAAACCACATAGAGACACTGGAACCAGACCATAGCACTGGggaccagcacacaccacaggacatgGAGGATGAACCCAGTCTGTCTCCCTTTAGTGAACCTGAACAGACGTCTGTATCCACACTGGATTCTGTGTGTAACCGTGAGAAGCAGTCCACACTGCAGGAGTTGGAGGAGGATGTACCCAGCCTCTCTCTACACTGTTATAGTGACCCAAACCCCACAGAGAGTCTGGACTCTGACTGTAATGGTGGAGACCAGCACACCCTGCAGACTCCATTAAAGATGTGTTCAGTCAGACTGGTGGACTGCAGGAGAATACAGGAGCTGAATGGAAACACCACAGCACATGGAGACCAGAGTGGAGGAGATGATGCTGAATGtgatgaggatgaagatgaaCATGATGATGATTTTGTTACCTATA ATAATCTGTCTGGTGATGATGAAGACTGGTCACCTGTGTGTCCACAACGTCATCCTGGAAGAAGAAAACATCCCTGCCTTACCTGCAGAAAAAGGTTCAGATCAGCAGCATCACTGAAAAAGCAcatgaggggacacacacaacaaacgcCACATCAGAACCAAAACTGCAAGCAAGACTTGCGTCCACCAGGGGGCTCCAAGTTGGACCAGAAGCTTTGTGCTCGAGAGAAGTCCTTCACGTGTTCAGAATGTGGGAAAGGTTTTGCTACTTCAGCATACCTCAAAAACCATTTAAAAAGGCACAGTGAGAAGTCCTTTCACTGTGAAGTGTGTGGGAAAAGTTTTTTAACATTCACAGAGCTGAATGTGCATATGACCGAACACACTGGAGTGAGCGGTTTtgtttgtactgtgtgtggGAAAATTCTTTCAAGTGCATCAGGACTTAAAGTTCACATGAAATTACATAGCGGAGAAAAGTCTTTCACCTGTAACGATTGTGGCAAGAGTTTCAGAACCAAAGGAAATCTCTTGGGTCACCAGAGAGTACACACAGGAGAACGCCCATACAAGTGCTCCTACTGCAGTAAGGCTTTCAGTCATCGACCACATGTTAAATTACATGAACGTGTGCATACCAACGAGAAACCATATAAATGCTCTCATTGTGAAAAAGCTTTTTCTCGTTTAGGAACTTTAAAATGTCACGAAAGGGTACATAGTGGACAGAAGCCTTACCAATGCTCTCACTGTGGTCAAGGTTTTAAACAATTGTGTAATCTGGTATGTCATGAAAGAATTCATACTGGAGAGAAACCTTACCTCTGTGCTGACTGTGGCAAGAGATTCTCTAATCCATCACActtcatttttcacaaaagaATACATACAGGAGAACGTCCATACCATTGCTCTacgtgtgggaagagtttcaaTAAATATATTCACTTTACCCGACACAAGAAGACTCATACAGgtgaaaagcctttcaaatgTCCTGACTGTGACAAATGTTTTGCCAGGACTTGCATTCTGAAAGCCCATCAGAGGATTCACTCTGGAGAGAAGCCTTACCAGTGCTCCAtctgccaggaaaaattttcttTTTTAAGTTCTTTACACTCACACAAGAAAAAACATGGTATAGATGCAGCAGTCAGTTCAAAGCAGGTTCCTTTACCTGCAGATTAA
- the LOC143484168 gene encoding uncharacterized protein LOC143484168 isoform X1, translating to MSALCSEEGGEVLLELHLLCDSETSCTKSVGTDLSMEDIGNLQTEVCELRKVIEVLEERIRNQEYKCSEENVTICYSVCKSKVTNTEPQDSEHSVVNQHIPQDMEDEPSLSPVCKSEPNHIETLEPDRSTGDQNTPQDLEDEPSLSPVCKSEPNHIETLEPDHSTGDQHTPQDMEDEPSLSPFSEPEQTSVSTLDSVCNREKQSTLQELEEDVPSLSLHCYSDPNPTESLDSDCNGGDQHTLQTPLKMCSVRLVDCRRIQELNGNTTAHGDQSGGDDAECDEDEDEHDDDFVTYNNLSGDDEDWSPVCPQRHPGRRKHPCLTCRKRFRSAASLKKHMRGHTQQTPHQNQNCKQDLRPPGGSKLDQKLCAREKSFTCSECGKGFATSAYLKNHLKRHSEKSFHCEVCGKSFLTFTELNVHMTEHTGVSGFVCTVCGKILSSASGLKVHMKLHSGEKSFTCNDCGKSFRTKGNLLGHQRVHTGERPYKCSYCSKAFSHRPHVKLHERVHTNEKPYKCSHCEKAFSRLGTLKCHERVHSGQKPYQCSHCGQGFKQLCNLVCHERIHTGEKPYLCADCGKRFSNPSHFIFHKRIHTGERPYHCSTCGKSFNKYIHFTRHKKTHTGEKPFKCPDCDKCFARTCILKAHQRIHSGEKPYQCSICQEKFSFLSSLHSHKKKHGIDAAVSSKQVPLPAD from the exons ATGTCGGCGCTCTGCAgtgaggagggtggagaggttcTGCTGGAGTTACACCTGTTATGTGACTCTGAAACATCCTGCACAAAGTCAGTAGGGACTGATCTCTCCATGGAGGACATTGGAAACCTACAAACTGAAGTCTGTGAACTGAGAAAAGTGATTGAAGTGCTGGAGGAAAGAATAAGGAATCAGGAATACAAATGTTCTGAAGAG AATGTCACCATTTGTTATTCTGTTTGTAAATCTAAAGTCACCAACACTGAACCACAGGACTCTGAACATAGTGTTGTCAACCAGCACATACCACAGGACATGGAGGATGAACCCAGTCTTTCTCCAGTGTGTAAATCTGAACCAAACCACATAGAGACACTGGAACCAGACCGTAGCACTGGGGACCAGAACACACCACAGGACCTGGAAGATGAACCCAGTCTTTCTCCAGTGTGTAAATCTGAACCAAACCACATAGAGACACTGGAACCAGACCATAGCACTGGggaccagcacacaccacaggacatgGAGGATGAACCCAGTCTGTCTCCCTTTAGTGAACCTGAACAGACGTCTGTATCCACACTGGATTCTGTGTGTAACCGTGAGAAGCAGTCCACACTGCAGGAGTTGGAGGAGGATGTACCCAGCCTCTCTCTACACTGTTATAGTGACCCAAACCCCACAGAGAGTCTGGACTCTGACTGTAATGGTGGAGACCAGCACACCCTGCAGACTCCATTAAAGATGTGTTCAGTCAGACTGGTGGACTGCAGGAGAATACAGGAGCTGAATGGAAACACCACAGCACATGGAGACCAGAGTGGAGGAGATGATGCTGAATGtgatgaggatgaagatgaaCATGATGATGATTTTGTTACCTATA ATAATCTGTCTGGTGATGATGAAGACTGGTCACCTGTGTGTCCACAACGTCATCCTGGAAGAAGAAAACATCCCTGCCTTACCTGCAGAAAAAGGTTCAGATCAGCAGCATCACTGAAAAAGCAcatgaggggacacacacaacaaacgcCACATCAGAACCAAAACTGCAAGCAAGACTTGCGTCCACCAGGGGGCTCCAAGTTGGACCAGAAGCTTTGTGCTCGAGAGAAGTCCTTCACGTGTTCAGAATGTGGGAAAGGTTTTGCTACTTCAGCATACCTCAAAAACCATTTAAAAAGGCACAGTGAGAAGTCCTTTCACTGTGAAGTGTGTGGGAAAAGTTTTTTAACATTCACAGAGCTGAATGTGCATATGACCGAACACACTGGAGTGAGCGGTTTtgtttgtactgtgtgtggGAAAATTCTTTCAAGTGCATCAGGACTTAAAGTTCACATGAAATTACATAGCGGAGAAAAGTCTTTCACCTGTAACGATTGTGGCAAGAGTTTCAGAACCAAAGGAAATCTCTTGGGTCACCAGAGAGTACACACAGGAGAACGCCCATACAAGTGCTCCTACTGCAGTAAGGCTTTCAGTCATCGACCACATGTTAAATTACATGAACGTGTGCATACCAACGAGAAACCATATAAATGCTCTCATTGTGAAAAAGCTTTTTCTCGTTTAGGAACTTTAAAATGTCACGAAAGGGTACATAGTGGACAGAAGCCTTACCAATGCTCTCACTGTGGTCAAGGTTTTAAACAATTGTGTAATCTGGTATGTCATGAAAGAATTCATACTGGAGAGAAACCTTACCTCTGTGCTGACTGTGGCAAGAGATTCTCTAATCCATCACActtcatttttcacaaaagaATACATACAGGAGAACGTCCATACCATTGCTCTacgtgtgggaagagtttcaaTAAATATATTCACTTTACCCGACACAAGAAGACTCATACAGgtgaaaagcctttcaaatgTCCTGACTGTGACAAATGTTTTGCCAGGACTTGCATTCTGAAAGCCCATCAGAGGATTCACTCTGGAGAGAAGCCTTACCAGTGCTCCAtctgccaggaaaaattttcttTTTTAAGTTCTTTACACTCACACAAGAAAAAACATGGTATAGATGCAGCAGTCAGTTCAAAGCAGGTTCCTTTACCTGCAGATTAA
- the LOC143484611 gene encoding uncharacterized protein LOC143484611, whose product MSADSSEGGEEGGEVLLELHLLCDSETSCTKSVGTDLSMEDIRNLQTEVCELRKVIELLEERIRNQEYKCSEENVTICYSVCKSKVTNTEPQDSEHSVVNQHIPQDMEDEPSLSPVCKSEPNHIETLESDRSTGDRHTPQDLEDEPSLCPIIEPEQTSVSTLDSVCNREKQSTLQELEEDVPSLSLHCYSDPNPTESLHSDCNGGDQHTLQTPLKMCSVRLVDCRRIQQLNGNTTAHGDQIGGDDAECDEDEDEHDDDFVTSNNLSGDDEDWSPVCPQRHPGRRKHACLTCRKRFRSAASLKKHMRGHTQQTPHQNQNCKQDLRPPGGSKLDQKLCAREKSFTCSECGKGFATSAYLKNHLKRHSEKSFHCEVCGKNFLTFTELHVHMTKHTGVSGFVCNVCGKILASATALKVHIKLHSGEKSFTCNDCGKSFRIKGNLVGHQRVHTGERPYKCSYCSKAFSHSSHAKLHERVHTNEKPYKCSHCEKAFSRIGCLKSHERVHSGQKPYQCSHCDKSFCHLSYLVRHERIHTGEKPYLCADCGKRFYNGTHFIIHKRIHTGERPYHCSTCGKSFTNNNAFNRHKKTHTGERPFKCPACDKYFARPCILKAHQRVHSGEKPYQCSICQEKFTFLSSLHSHKKKHGRDAAVSSKQVPLLLKQSECTYDCTSTRYKHSAVLLLQLNYIHIGCFIHSVSRGRKPRDYFRYLQHVRKGNLTAVKSQYHPTVEMSALCSEEGGEVLLELHLLCDSETSCTKSVGTDLSMEDIGNLQTEVCELRKVIELLEERIRNQEYKCSEENVTTCYSICKSNVTDTETQDSEHSVINQNTPQDMEDEPSLSPVCKPEPNHIETLEPDRSTGNQHTPQDLEDEPSLSPFSEPEQTSVSTLDSVCNREKQSTLQELEEDVPSLSLHCYSDPNPTVSLDSDCNGGDQHTLQTPLKMCSVRLVDCRRIQELNGNTTTHGDQSGGDDAECDEDEDVHDDEGDGHGGGNDGDDDFITSNNLAGDDEDWSPVCAERRPGIRKHACLTCRKSFRSAASLKKHIRTHTQQTPHQNQNLNQDLRPPGGSKLDQKLCAREKSFTCSECGKGFAASRCLKNHVKRHSEKSFHCEVCGKSFITSTELKLHMTKHTGVSSFVCTVCGKILASSSGLNVHMKLHSGEKSFSCNDCGKSFRTKGTLVGHQRVHTGERPYKCSYCSKAFSHGSHAKLHERLHTNEKPYKCSHCEKDFSVLSSLKSHERVHSEQRPYQCSHCDKSFRHLSYLVCHERIHTGEKPYLCADCGKRFYNGTHFIIHKRIHTGERPYHCSTCGKSFTKNNTFNRHKKTHTGEKPYKCPACDKCFARPCILKAHQRVHSGEKPYQCSICQEKFSFLSSLHSHKKKHGRDAAVSSQQVPLPSLKQSECTCDSTSTRYKHSAVLLLQLNYIHIGCFIHSVSRGRKPRDYFRYLQHVRKGNLTAVKSHYHPTVEMSALFSEEGGEVLLELHLLCDSETSCTKSVGTDLSMEDIGNLQTEVCELRKVIELLEERIRNREYKCSEEKVTTCSSLGKAKFTDTEPQDSEHSVLNQQTPQDKEDEPSLSPVCKSEPNHIETLEPDRSTGDQNPPQHLEDEPSLSPISEPEQTSVSTLDGVCDREKQSTLQELEEDVPSLSLHCYSDPNPTESLDFDCNGGDQHTLQTPLKMCSVRLVDCRRIQELNGNTSTHGVQSGRDDAECDEDEDEDDDDEGDGRGGDDGDDDFVTSNNLAGDDEDWLPVCPQRRPGRRKHACLTCRKRFRSAASLKKHMRGHTQQTPHQNQNCKQDLRPPGGSKLDQKLHAREKSFTCSECGKSFTTSAYLKIHVKRHSEKSFHCEVCGKSFITSTELNLHMTKHTGVSSFVCTVCGKILSSASGLTVHMKLHSGEKSFSCNDCGKSFRTKGNLVGHQRVHTGERPYKCSYCNKAFSHQSDVKLHERVHTNEKPYKCSHCEKAFSRLGSLKSHERVHSGQKPYQCSHCGKGFSQMCNLVCHERIHTGDKPYLCADCGKRFSNPSHFIFHKRIHTGERPYQCSTCGKSFMKHLTFIRHKKTHTGEKPFKCPDCDKCFARTCILKAHQRIHSGEKPYQCSICQEKFSFLSSLHSHKKKHGRDAAVSSKQVPLPSD is encoded by the exons ATGTCTGCTGACagcagtgagggtggagaggagggtggagaggttcTACTGGAGTTACACCTGTTATGTGACTCTGAAACATCCTGCACAAAGTCAGTAGGGACTGATCTCTCCATGGAGGACATTAGAAACCTACAAACTGAAGTCTGTGAATTGAGAAAAGTGATTGAATTGCTGGAGGAAAGAATAAGGAATCAGGAATATAAATGTTCTGAAGAG AATGTCACCATTTGTTATTCTGTTTGTAAATCTAAAGTCACCAACACTGAACCACAGGACTCTGAACATAGTGTTGTCAACCAGCACATACCACAGGACATGGAGGATGAACCCAGTCTGTCTCCAGTGTGTAAATCTGAACCAAACCACATAGAGACACTGGAATCAGACCGTAGCACTGGGGACCGGCACACACCACAGGACCTGGAGGATGAACCCAGTCTGTGTCCCATTATTGAACCTGAACAGACGTCTGTATCCACACTGGATTCTGTGTGTAATCGTGAGAAGCAGTCCACACTGCAGGAGTTGGAGGAGGATGTACCCAGCCTCTCTCTACACTGTTACAGTGACCCAAACCCCACAGAGAGTCTGCACTCTGACTGTAATGGTGGAGACCAGCACACCCTGCAGACTCCATTAAAGATGTGTTCAGTCAGACTGGTGGACTGCAGGAGAATACAGCAGCTGAATGGAAACACCACAGCACATGGAGACCAGATTGGAGGAGATGATGCTGAATGtgatgaggatgaagatgaaCATGATGATGATTTTGTTACCTCTA ATAATCTGTCTGGTGATGATGAAGACTGGTCACCTGTGTGTCCACAACGTCATCCTGGAAGAAGAAAACATGCCTGCCTTACCTGCAGAAAAAGGTTCAGATCAGCAGCATCACTGAAAAAGCAcatgaggggacacacacaacaaacgcCACATCAGAACCAAAACTGCAAGCAAGACTTACGTCCACCAGGGGGCTCCAAGTTGGACCAGAAGCTTTGTGCTCGAGAGAAGTCCTTCACATGTTCAGAATGTGGGAAAGGTTTTGCTACTTCAGCATACCTCAAAAACCATTTAAAAAGGCACAGTGAGAAGTCCTTTCACTGTGAAGTGTGTGGGAAAAATTTTTTAACATTCACAGAGCTGCATGTGCATATGACCAAACACACTGGAGTGAGCGGTTTTGTTTGTAATGTGTGTGGGAAAATTCTTGCAAGTGCAACAGCACTTAAAGTTCACATTAAATTACATAGCGGAGAAAAATCTTTCACCTGTAATGATTGTGGCAAGAGTTTCAGAATCAAAGGAAATCTTGTGGGTCACCAGAGAGTACACACAGGAGAACGCCCATACAAGTGCTCCTACTGCAGTAAGGCTTTCAGTCATAGTTCACATGCTAAATTACATGAACGTGTGCATACCAATGAGAAACCATATAAATGCTCTCATTGTGAAAAAGCTTTTTCTCGTATAGGATGTTTAAAATCTCACGAAAGAGTACATAGTGGACAGAAGCCTTACCAATGCTCTCACTGTGACAAAAGTTTCTGTCATTTAAGTTATCTGGTACGTCACGAAAGAATTCATACTGGAGAAAAACCTTACCTCTGTGCTGACTGCGGCAAGAGATTCTATAATGGAACACACTTCATTATTCACAAACGAATACATACAGGAGAACGTCCATACCATTGCTCTacgtgtgggaagagtttcacAAATAATAATGCCTTTAACCGACACAAGAAGACTCATACAGGTGAAAGACCTTTCAAATGTCCTGCCTGTGACAAATATTTTGCCAGGCCCTGCATTCTGAAAGCCCATCAGAGGGTTCACTCTGGAGAGAAGCCTTACCAGTGCTCCATCTGCCAGGAAAAATTTACTTTTTTAAGTTCCTTACACTCACACAAGAAAAAACATGGTAGAGATGCAGCAGTCAGTTCAAAGCAGGTTCCTTTACTT CTGAAACAGAGCGAATGCACATACGATTGTACAAGTACACGTTATAAACACAGTGCAGTATTGTTGCTTCAGTTGAATTACATCCATATTGGCTGCTTCATCCACTCCGTGTCTCGCGGACGTAAACCGCGGGATTATTTCCGTTATTTACAGCACGTACGGAAAG GCAACCTGACTGCAGTTAAATCTCAGTATCACCCAACTGTGGAGATGTCGGCGCTCTGCAgtgaggagggtggagaggttcTGCTGGAGTTACACCTGCTATGTGACTCTGAAACATCCTGCACAAAGTCAGTAGGGACTGACCTCTCCATGGAGGACATTGGAAACTTACAAACTGAAGTCTGTGAATTGAGAAAAGTGATTGAACTGCTGGAGGAAAGAATAAGGAATCAGGAATACAAATGTTCTGAAGAG AATGTCACCACTTGTTATTCTATTTGTAAATCTAATGTCACCGACACTGAAACACAGGACTCTGAACATAGTGTTATCAACCAGAACACACCACAGGATATGGAGGATGAACCCAGTCTGTCTCCAGTGTGTAAACCTGAACCAAACCACATAGAGACACTGGAACCAGACCGTAGCACTGGGaaccagcacacaccacaggacCTGGAGGATGAACCCAGTCTGTCTCCCTTTAGTGAACCTGAACAGACGTCTGTATCCACACTGGATTCTGTGTGTAACCGTGAGAAGCAGTCCACACTGCAGGAGTTGGAGGAGGATGTACCCAGCCTCTCACTACACTGTTATAGTGACCCAAACCCCACAGTGAGTCTGGACTCTGACTGTAATGGTGGAGACCAGCACACCCTGCAGACTCCATTAAAGATGTGTTCAGTCAGACTGGTGGACTGCAGGAGAATACAGGAGCTGAATGGAAACACCACAACACATGGAGACCAGAGTGGAGGAGATGATGCTGAATGTGATGAGGATGAAGATGTACATGATGATGAGGGTGATGGTCATGGTGGTGgtaatgatggtgatgatgattttATTACCTCTA aTAATCTGGCTGGTGATGATGAAGATTGGTCACCTGTGTGTGCAGAACGTCGTCCTGGAATAAGAAAACATGCCTGCCTCACCTGCAGAAAAAGTTTCAGATCAGCAGCATCACTGAAAAAGCacataagaacacacacacaacaaacgcCACATCAGAACCAAAACTTAAATCAAGACTTGCGTCCACCAGGAGGCTCCAAGTTGGACCAGAAGCTTTGTGCTCGAGAGAAGTCCTTCACGTGTTCAGAATGTGGGAAAGGTTTTGCTGCTTCAAGATGCCTCAAAAACCATGTAAAAAGGCACAGTGAGAAGTCCTTTCACTGTGAAGTGTGTGGGAAAAGTTTTATTACATCCACAGAGCTGAAACTGCATATGACCAAACATACTGGAGTGAGCAGTTTtgtttgtactgtgtgtggGAAAATTCTTGCAAGTTCATCAGGACTTAACGTTCACATGAAATTACATAGCGGAGAAAAGTCTTTCAGCTGTAATGATTGTGGCAAAAGTTTCAGAACCAAAGGGACTCTCGTGGGCCACCAGAGAGTACACACAGGAGAACGCCCATACAAGTGCTCCTACTGCAGTAAGGCTTTCAGTCATGGATCACATGCTAAATTACATGAACGTTTACATACCAATGAGAAACCATATAAATGCTCTCATTGTGAAAAAGATTTTTCTGTACTAAGCAGTTTAAAATCTCATGAAAGGGTACATAGTGAACAGAGGCCTTACCAATGCTCTCACTGTGACAAAAGTTTCCGTCATTTAAGTTATCTGGTATGTCATGAAAGAATTCATACTGGAGAGAAACCTTACCTCTGTGCTGACTGCGGCAAGAGATTCTATAATGGAACACACTTCATTATTCACAAACGAATACATACAGGAGAACGTCCATACCATTGCTCTACATGTGGGAAGAGTTTCACAAAAAATAATACCTTTAACCGACACAAGAAGACTCATACAGGTGAAAAGCCTTACAAATGTCCTGCCTGTGACAAATGTTTTGCCAGGCCCTGCATTCTGAAAGCCCATCAGAGGGTTCACTCTGGAGAGAAGCCTTACCAGTGCTCCATCTGCCAGGAAAAGTTTTCTTTTTTAAGTTCCCTACACTCACACAAGAAAAAACATGGTAGAGATGCAGCAGTCAGCTCACAGCAGGTTCCTTTACCTTCA CTGAAACAGAGCGAATGCACATGCGATAGTACAAGTACACGTTATAAACACAGTGCAGTATTGTTGCTTCAGTTGAATTACATCCATATTGGCTGCTTCATCCACTCCGTGTCTCGCGGACGTAAACCGCGGGATTATTTCCGTTATTTACAGCACGTACGGAAAG GCAACCTGACTGCAGTTAAATCTCACTATCACCCAACTGTGGAGATGTCGGCGCTATTCAgtgaggagggtggagaggttcTGCTGGAGTTACACCTGTTATGTGACTCTGAAACATCCTGCACAAAGTCAGTAGGGACTGACCTCTCCATGGAGGATATTGGAAACCTACAAACTGAAGTCTGTGAACTGAGAAAAGTGATTGAATTGCTAGAGGAAAGAATAAGGAATCGGGAATACAAATGTTCTGAAGAG AAAGTCACCACTTGTTCTTCCTTGGGTAAAGCTAAATTCACAGACACAGAACCACAGGACTCTGAACATAGTGTTCTCAACCAGCAAACACCACAGGACAAGGAGGACGAACCCAGTCTGTCTCCAGTGTGTAAATCTGAACCAAACCACATAGAGACACTGGAACCAGACCGTAGCACTGGGGACCAGAACCCACCACAGCACCTGGAAGATGAACCCAGTCTGTCTCCCATTAGTGAACCTGAACAGACGTCTGTATCCACactggatggtgtgtgtgaccGTGAGAAGCAGTCCACACTGCAGGAGTTGGAGGAGGATGTACCCAGCCTCTCACTACACTGTTATAGTGACCCAAACCCCACAGAGAGTCTGGACTTTGACTGTAATGGTGGAGACCAGCACACCCTGCAGACTCCATTAAAGATGTGTTCAGTCAGACTGGTGGACTGCAGGAGAATACAGGAGCTGAATGGAAACACCTCAACACATGGAGTCCAGAGTGGAAGAGATGATGCTGAatgtgatgaggatgaggatgaagatgatgatgatgagggtgatggtcgtggtggtgatgatggtgatgatgattttGTTACCTCTA aTAATCTGGCTGGTGATGATGAAGACTGGTTACCTGTGTGTCCACAAcgtcgtcctggaagaagaaaaCATGCCTGCCTTACCTGCAGAAAAAGGTTCAGATCAGCAGCATCACTGAAAAAGCAcatgaggggacacacacaacaaacgcCACATCAGAACCAAAACTGCAAGCAAGACTTGCGTCCACCAGGGGGCTCCAAGTTAGACCAGAAGCTTCATGCTCGAGAGAAGTCCTTCACATGTTCAGAATGTGGGAAAAGTTTTACTACTTCAGCATACCTCAAAATCCATGTAAAAAGGCACAGTGAGAAGTCCTTTCACTGTGAAGTGTGTGGGAAAAGTTTTATTACATCCACAGAGCTGAATCTGCATATGACCAAACATACTGGAGTGAGCAGTTTtgtttgtactgtgtgtggGAAAATTCTTTCAAGTGCATCAGGACTTACCGTTCACATGAAATTACATAGCGGAGAAAAGTCTTTCAGCTGTAACGATTGTGGCAAGAGTTTCAGAACCAAAGGAAATCTCGTGGGTCACCAGAGAGTACACACAGGAGAACGCCCATACAAGTGCTCCTACTGCAATAAGGCTTTCAGTCATCAATCAGATGTTAAATTACATGAACGTGTGCACACCAATGAGAAACCATATAAATGCTCTCATTGTGAAAAAGCTTTTTCTCGTTTAGGAAGTTTAAAATCTCACGAAAGGGTACATAGCGGACAGAAGCCTTACCAATGCTCTCACTGTGGGAAAGGTTTTAGTCAAATGTGTAATCTGGTATGTCATGAAAGAATTCATACTGGAGATAAACCTTACCTCTGTGCTGACTGTGGCAAGAGATTCTCTAATCCATCACActtcatttttcacaaaagaATACATACAGGAGAACGTCCATACCAATGCTCTacgtgtgggaagagtttcatGAAACATCTTACCTTTATCCGACACAAGAAGACTCATACAGgtgaaaagcctttcaaatgTCCTGACTGTGACAAATGTTTTGCCAGGACTTGCATTCTGAAAGCCCATCAGAGGATTCACTCTGGAGAGAAGCCTTACCAGTGCTCCAtctgccaggaaaaattttcttTTTTAAGTTCCCTACACTCACACAAGAAAAAACATGGTAGAGATGCAGCAGTCAGTTCAAAGCAGGTTCCTTTACCTTCAGATTAA